One region of Microbacterium rhizosphaerae genomic DNA includes:
- a CDS encoding SRPBCC family protein yields MTVRTESRLTVAASIVDVWAYLCDVGRWPEWAPTVVECRVSGGGPLTANGWIEQRARDLGVRHRRREHVAVVDPPGSMAFAGTMWTSPARWGMEFEPVDAGRTDAMMWVEVDLANVMRVVPALALARQIQRVSDIEMAGIKAAVEADAGMRARAS; encoded by the coding sequence ATGACCGTCAGAACGGAAAGTCGCCTCACCGTCGCCGCGAGCATCGTCGACGTGTGGGCGTACCTGTGCGACGTGGGGCGCTGGCCGGAATGGGCGCCGACCGTGGTCGAGTGCCGGGTGAGCGGGGGAGGCCCGTTGACGGCGAACGGGTGGATAGAGCAGCGCGCCAGGGACCTCGGCGTGCGTCACCGCCGCCGCGAGCACGTGGCCGTTGTGGATCCACCCGGGTCCATGGCGTTCGCGGGGACGATGTGGACGTCACCGGCGCGCTGGGGGATGGAATTCGAACCGGTGGATGCCGGGCGCACCGATGCCATGATGTGGGTCGAGGTGGACCTCGCCAACGTCATGCGCGTCGTCCCCGCGCTCGCGCTCGCGCGCCAGATCCAGCGTGTGAGCGACATCGAGATGGCGGGGATCAAGGCTGCCGTCGAGGCCGACGCGGGCATGAGGGCACGTGCGTCATGA
- a CDS encoding nitroreductase/quinone reductase family protein: MSTSERTREHLLEVYRRKAKHYDLISQLSPVPGYPQHAQRLRAIRALGLRAGDLVVDLACGTGLNFPLLEQAIGPDGRIVGVDLTDAMLARARSRVAAGGWGNVGLVQADAADYVFPDGVDVILSTYALTQVPECGRVVAQGAAALSRGRRWVVLDLKLPDATPGWVSRFGIAAVGTSASLDEWIDRRPWETIRSAMQDSLSDASWTELCFGTAFLAVGSGRGDVRVQDARHPRKVPRGLDVDASMGWNDDVIDTFRTSKGTENYWGPKLIVLHSIGAKSGEIHLNPVVGFRTDGGWRVVASKGGAPENPAWYHNLRVNPTFEIEALVDGDVVTVHVTATEITGDEWRDAYDAIAAEEPQFGDYLEKTDRRIPVFQLTPVAG, from the coding sequence ATGAGCACCTCCGAGCGCACCCGCGAGCACCTTCTCGAGGTGTACCGACGCAAGGCGAAGCATTACGACCTCATCTCGCAGCTCTCGCCCGTGCCCGGCTATCCCCAGCACGCGCAGCGCCTGCGTGCGATCCGTGCCCTCGGCTTGCGCGCCGGCGATCTGGTCGTCGATCTCGCGTGCGGGACGGGTCTCAACTTCCCGCTCCTCGAACAGGCGATCGGCCCCGACGGGCGGATCGTCGGCGTCGACCTGACCGATGCCATGCTCGCGCGGGCACGGAGTCGCGTCGCAGCCGGCGGATGGGGCAACGTCGGCCTCGTGCAGGCCGATGCCGCGGACTACGTCTTCCCCGACGGGGTCGACGTCATCCTGTCCACCTACGCGCTGACGCAGGTGCCGGAGTGCGGCCGTGTCGTCGCCCAGGGCGCCGCGGCGCTGTCGCGCGGGCGGCGCTGGGTCGTGCTCGACCTCAAGCTGCCGGATGCGACGCCCGGCTGGGTCTCGCGGTTCGGTATCGCCGCGGTCGGCACCTCGGCTTCCCTCGACGAGTGGATCGACCGGCGCCCCTGGGAGACCATCCGCTCCGCGATGCAGGACAGCCTGTCGGATGCCTCCTGGACCGAGCTGTGCTTCGGGACGGCCTTCCTCGCCGTCGGCTCAGGTCGCGGCGACGTCCGTGTCCAAGACGCCCGACATCCTCGGAAGGTTCCGCGAGGCCTGGATGTTGACGCATCCATGGGTTGGAATGATGACGTCATCGACACGTTCAGAACGAGCAAGGGCACCGAGAACTACTGGGGCCCGAAGCTCATCGTGCTGCATTCGATCGGTGCGAAATCCGGCGAGATTCACCTCAATCCGGTCGTGGGCTTCCGCACCGACGGCGGATGGCGGGTGGTGGCGTCCAAGGGCGGCGCGCCGGAGAACCCCGCCTGGTACCACAACCTCCGCGTGAACCCCACGTTCGAGATCGAGGCGCTCGTGGACGGCGACGTCGTCACGGTGCACGTCACGGCGACAGAGATCACCGGGGACGAATGGCGGGATGCGTATGACGCGATCGCCGCTGAGGAGCCGCAGTTCGGGGACTACCTCGAGAAGACGGATCGCCGCATCCCCGTCTTCCAGCTCACTCCCGTCGCCGGCTGA
- a CDS encoding VOC family protein, giving the protein MPIKLENVGIAVRDLEAAIAFFTDLGLTVVGRDTVSGEWTDTAVGLDGNHARIAMLETPDGHGQLELFEYIHPDAIETAPTLPNEVGMHRVAFSVDDIDEALAIAARHGCHPLRGVANYQDVYKLTYLRGPSGILVMLAQDLRR; this is encoded by the coding sequence ATGCCCATCAAGCTGGAGAACGTCGGCATCGCCGTCCGCGACCTCGAGGCGGCCATCGCCTTCTTCACCGACCTCGGCCTGACCGTCGTCGGCCGCGACACGGTCAGCGGCGAGTGGACGGACACCGCTGTCGGACTCGACGGCAACCACGCCAGGATCGCGATGCTCGAGACACCGGATGGCCACGGTCAGCTCGAGCTCTTCGAGTACATCCATCCCGATGCGATCGAGACCGCGCCGACCCTCCCGAACGAGGTCGGAATGCACCGCGTCGCGTTCTCGGTCGACGACATCGACGAGGCCCTCGCGATCGCCGCACGACACGGATGCCACCCCCTTCGCGGTGTCGCGAATTATCAGGACGTCTACAAGCTGACGTACCTGAGGGGTCCGAGCGGCATCCTCGTGATGCTCGCCCAGGACCTGCGCCGCTGA
- a CDS encoding DUF1684 domain-containing protein, translated as MAVTARTALEVVDWRQRVFALYAEVRRTANAGDAHVLWRRGRDELMLRHPATPLLPEDRPGFLGLPIAPYEPDWRFELPILPAEPGGFEFATGTDGIVPFERLGRVEIPDVGSLDVWRLASYGGGIFIPLRDALAGREEGTYGGGRYLIDTIKGADLGSDAGRATMVLDFNFAYNPSCAYDPAWACPLAQPGNVLAAPVPVGELYHG; from the coding sequence ATGGCCGTGACCGCTCGCACCGCACTCGAGGTCGTCGACTGGCGCCAGCGGGTGTTCGCCCTCTACGCGGAGGTGCGCCGCACGGCGAACGCCGGGGACGCTCATGTGCTGTGGCGCCGAGGCCGGGACGAGCTCATGCTGCGGCATCCCGCCACTCCCCTTCTCCCCGAGGACAGGCCGGGCTTCCTCGGCCTGCCGATCGCGCCGTACGAACCCGACTGGCGCTTCGAGCTTCCGATCCTTCCCGCCGAACCAGGAGGCTTCGAGTTCGCGACCGGCACCGACGGAATCGTGCCGTTCGAGCGGCTCGGCCGCGTGGAGATCCCGGATGTCGGCTCCCTCGACGTGTGGCGACTGGCCTCCTACGGCGGGGGGATCTTCATCCCGCTGCGCGACGCCCTCGCGGGACGTGAGGAGGGCACCTATGGCGGAGGCCGCTACCTGATCGACACGATCAAGGGTGCGGATCTCGGTTCCGACGCCGGGCGGGCCACGATGGTGCTCGACTTCAACTTCGCCTACAACCCCTCCTGCGCCTACGACCCCGCGTGGGCATGTCCGCTCGCCCAGCCGGGCAACGTGCTGGCGGCGCCGGTGCCCGTCGGCGAGCTCTACCACGGCTGA
- a CDS encoding HD domain-containing protein: protein MRIADFAPPDTAAARAARSIAVEYQSKAITDHAIRSWLWAEGFAVVEGLREFDHELLYVAALLHDIGTVTEYDNHTISYEHAGGHVAVALTAGAGWDADRRQRVLDVIVRHNWPSVDPEFDVEGHLLETATALDISGAHADALPPEFLLEVLEEYPRGRLADEFSACVTDQAERKPTTSARRLVDGGVVRKLRENPLERLR from the coding sequence ATGCGCATCGCCGACTTCGCTCCGCCCGACACCGCCGCCGCGCGGGCCGCGCGCAGCATCGCCGTCGAGTACCAGTCGAAGGCCATCACGGATCACGCCATCCGCTCCTGGCTCTGGGCCGAGGGATTCGCGGTCGTCGAAGGCCTTCGCGAGTTCGACCACGAACTGCTGTACGTCGCGGCACTTCTCCACGACATCGGCACGGTCACCGAGTACGACAACCACACGATCTCGTACGAGCACGCCGGCGGGCACGTCGCAGTCGCCCTCACGGCGGGAGCGGGATGGGATGCCGATCGCCGGCAGCGTGTGCTCGACGTCATCGTGCGCCACAACTGGCCGAGCGTCGACCCGGAGTTCGACGTCGAGGGGCACCTGCTCGAGACGGCCACCGCACTGGACATCTCCGGCGCGCACGCGGACGCGCTCCCTCCCGAGTTCCTGCTCGAGGTGCTCGAGGAGTACCCGCGGGGCCGTCTCGCCGACGAGTTCAGCGCGTGCGTGACCGATCAGGCCGAACGGAAGCCGACGACCTCCGCGCGCCGACTCGTCGACGGCGGGGTCGTCCGCAAGCTGCGGGAGAACCCGCTCGAACGTCTGCGCTGA
- a CDS encoding tetratricopeptide repeat protein, which yields MCATAADDPATSPDGRTTGVDAALQAAIDLGYERRDRGNMGPTIAYFRELLEQHPDEAVVVYEVAGAYDTAGEEQTALGYYERALSIGLSGDVLRRCLCQYASTLRWLGGFDESLAALERAQREFPDSDAVRVFRALTLNDAGMTDAAVAELLAVIVDHDDTDLGRWRDGLRGLAGWLADGRPD from the coding sequence GTGTGCGCGACTGCTGCCGATGACCCTGCAACCTCCCCCGACGGGCGGACCACCGGAGTGGATGCGGCGCTGCAGGCTGCGATCGACCTCGGATACGAGCGGCGCGACCGCGGGAACATGGGCCCGACGATCGCGTACTTCCGCGAGCTTCTGGAGCAGCATCCCGACGAGGCCGTCGTGGTCTACGAAGTCGCCGGCGCGTACGACACGGCGGGAGAGGAGCAGACGGCGCTCGGCTATTACGAGCGCGCGCTGTCGATCGGCCTCAGCGGTGACGTCCTGCGCCGCTGTCTCTGCCAGTACGCCAGCACGCTGCGGTGGCTCGGGGGCTTCGACGAGTCGCTGGCGGCGCTCGAGCGGGCGCAGCGCGAGTTCCCCGATTCGGATGCCGTCCGCGTCTTCCGTGCCCTCACCCTGAACGACGCCGGGATGACGGATGCCGCGGTCGCCGAGCTTCTCGCGGTGATCGTGGACCACGACGACACCGACCTCGGACGCTGGCGCGACGGCTTGCGCGGCCTCGCCGGCTGGCTCGCCGACGGCCGTCCGGACTGA
- a CDS encoding VOC family protein — protein MSNATHITGVRTVSIPVEDQEAALAFYTATLGFALLRDAPLANGGRWIELAPSEDDVILTLEPARPDVTRGAIGIRFTTDDIDEARSVLLRRGVDVDEMLAWPGIPRMFAFRDPDGNAFSITATA, from the coding sequence ATGAGCAACGCCACCCACATCACGGGCGTCCGGACGGTCAGCATCCCCGTCGAGGATCAGGAGGCGGCGCTCGCCTTCTACACCGCGACGCTGGGCTTCGCCCTGCTCCGGGACGCGCCGCTCGCCAACGGGGGCCGATGGATCGAGCTGGCGCCGTCCGAGGATGACGTCATCCTGACCCTCGAGCCGGCACGGCCGGACGTCACGCGCGGTGCGATCGGCATCCGCTTCACGACGGACGACATCGACGAGGCCCGATCCGTGCTCCTGCGCCGCGGGGTCGACGTCGACGAGATGCTGGCGTGGCCCGGGATCCCGCGGATGTTCGCGTTCCGCGACCCCGACGGCAACGCCTTCTCGATCACCGCCACCGCGTGA
- a CDS encoding gluconate 2-dehydrogenase subunit 3 family protein, which produces MTPGSLRDDVPGRFPGFQVLGQAGAWDDVTRAVVLSRVGPQPPLRFFTEIEAAAATALFDRLLDQHPGDRVPVTALVDRRLADGQTDGWHYDTMPPDEEAWRRSLAALDDAAREVYGAALADCGEEQQSHLLAHVKDGAGPWRGFDRPQLWSLWTRYACTAFYSHPDAWNEIGFAGPAYPRGYKNLGVDRLEPFEVKDARPGDVPRVEAHG; this is translated from the coding sequence ATGACCCCCGGCTCCCTGCGCGACGACGTGCCGGGGCGCTTCCCCGGATTCCAGGTGCTCGGTCAGGCGGGCGCCTGGGACGACGTCACCCGTGCGGTGGTGCTCTCGCGTGTCGGCCCGCAACCGCCTCTGCGGTTCTTCACCGAGATCGAAGCCGCGGCGGCGACGGCTCTGTTCGACCGGCTGCTCGACCAGCATCCCGGCGACCGCGTCCCGGTGACGGCGCTCGTGGACCGCCGCCTCGCCGACGGCCAGACCGACGGCTGGCACTACGACACGATGCCCCCGGACGAGGAGGCGTGGCGGCGAAGCCTCGCCGCCCTGGACGACGCTGCGCGCGAGGTCTACGGCGCGGCGCTCGCGGACTGCGGCGAGGAGCAGCAGAGCCACCTGCTCGCCCACGTGAAGGACGGCGCCGGCCCCTGGCGCGGCTTCGACCGTCCGCAGCTGTGGAGCCTGTGGACCCGGTATGCGTGCACCGCGTTCTACAGCCATCCGGACGCATGGAACGAGATCGGCTTCGCCGGCCCCGCCTACCCCCGGGGCTACAAGAACCTCGGGGTCGACCGTCTCGAGCCGTTCGAGGTGAAAGACGCACGGCCCGGAGACGTGCCGCGCGTGGAGGCGCACGGATGA